The Bartonella sp. HY328 genome contains the following window.
TAGTCTTTTTATTTGGTAATATTGTTTTAATTTACAGTTATGGAAAAGTGGTCTATGGGCCGCAAGGCATTGAATATTTCATTATGATGAATGGCTATCTGATGATGCTTATCATGCCCATTGAGCAGATTGGTGGTGTTTATACAGCTCTTCGCCAATCTTTTTCGGCGCTATTTCACTTTATGGACGAAGTTGATTTTAATGAGTGTCATCTTCAAAAAAGCGTTCAGCTGAAAACCATTGAAAATATCCGCTTCGTCAATTTTTCTTATGCTCATAACGGATCTGAAAATATTATTTTTAAAAATATGTCACTTGATATTAACAAAGGTGATAAAATTGCACTTATTGGCCAAAGTGGTATTGGCAAATCCACATTTGCAAAAATTTTATATGGCTTAGATACAAAAAAACGCGGTACATTGTTTTTATCGGATATTGATGCGATGGACTTATCTGTTTTAGATCTGCGTGATAAGATTTGCATTATCACTCAAAATAGCTACATTTTCAATGCGAGCAGTTATTTTAATTTGCAAGTTGCTAAAGCAGATGCAACGGTTTTTGAAATGGAAACTGCCGTTAAAATGGTAGGCCTTTATGACGAGCTATGCGCATTGCCCAATGCTATGGCAACGCAGCTTGGCCACAATGGCGATATATTATCTGGTGGACAAAAACAGCGTTTGGCAATTGCGCGGCTATTTCTGCGTAATCCCGATATTATAATATTGGATGAAGTGACTTCAGGCTTAGACCTATCGACGGAAAAACTTGTTTACGACCAAATATATAAAGTTTTTGCCGATAAAATAATTATTAGCATTAGCCATCGGGCGCAATTGCTTGATTATAGCGATAAAATATATGAGCTTGTTGATGGCAATTTTATTAAACATTAGAGTGCATTTCGATCTGATTGGATGAGATTAGCGCCCTAATCCATTGTTTGCACCGCGTTTTTGTCCGAAAGCCGCTTCACACTTTTCTAAAAACGCTCTAAATGCAAATTTTTAAGGTATAAAGCTAAGGGGGCAAAGCCAGCTATTGATTATTTTTTTTAAACCATCTTTAATCAATAGATCGAGTTAATCGGGGGATAAATCATGACGGATATTTTAAAAAGAGTTTTTGCAATCATTGCCATTTTTTCATTTGCCATTCTGCCTGCTTTTAGCGCTAACACACCTTGCAGTGGTAAAAAGGGCGGCGTAAAGCAATGCACGAGTGATGGCAAATTTCTTTGTAATGACGGATCGACCAGTAAATCTAAGCAAAAATGCAGTCGCTGATTAAGCGGCATATTAAGCTATCAGAGCGATTGCCATAAGCAGTATATTTGCAAAAAGATAAATTCACTTTGTTATAGGATGATGGAATTTTGCCAAAGAAGATGAGTTGTTTTATGTTGCCTGCCCATCTTCTTCATCCATTAATATACGCGTAATCATTTCAGGTCGGGTAAAATACACACCCCTAGCTGGTGGTGGAGTTGAGCATAAAAGCATCAAAACAATCCATAGAAATATAAAAGCTACATTGTTTGATGTGGCGAAATAGCCTAAATCCTGTCCTTGCTGATTATCGTTCCTATAGTCTTCAATTAAGTTTTTAACAATTGGCCAATCGCTGGCAAACACCCACATATTCATGCCATTGGTTGCATAAACATAATGAGGCAATGCCGCAGAAAAATAGCTATTATCTAACATTACCTCAATGCCATAGCTATTAAGAAAGGCTTTTAAAGCATAGCTGTCCAAGGAGCCGAACCCGGTTGCAATTTTTACAAGATCGGGATTTTGATGCATGGACTCCGCCCCTTTTTTGGAAAAATGGTAGTAGTAGGTACGTTAGAGCGCCAATCTGATTGGATCAGATCGGCGCTCTAATCCATTGTTTACCAGCGTTTTTTGTCCGAAAACCGCTTCACACTTTTCGGAAAACGCTCTAATGAGTATTGGTAAAGTATTTTTATATGCTTAACAATATAAATCAAATAAAAATTAGCAATAAAATCGATATGCAATAGCCCAAACTAAAAGTTATAATTATCTCAATTAGTTTGGGCAATTTTATTGGTAGCATAACGTGAATTTAAATATTTTCAACATGTGTGCAGCCGAATTTATTATCTGTACTTGCATAAGATGACGTGCCACACGAAAAGCAAAACGGTGAAAAATTGCTTTTACGACTATGACATTTATTGCAGTGGCTAAAAATATGTAGGCCGCAATGTGGACAAAAATCCGTTTTTTCGTCTTTAAGGTGAATATTGCGCTCGCAGCCAGGGCAACGCTCTTTTTGCAAAAAGGTTAAGGCCATATCATAATCGATCTTATTGCGGCGTTGCGTTTCTGGTTCGGTTTCTAGTTCTTTTATATTACGCAGATAGTTTTTAAACGCACGAATAAGATAAATGCCGATGATAATCGATAATATTATACCTGTGATAAGGCGCACATAACCACCATAGCTTGGAAGATATGGCACCAGCTCAACAAAAAAGCTAAATAAAGCAAATATTATAAAGCCCCAAACAAATGGCCAGTAATCTGTTTTGCGTTTTTGAATATAGGCCCAGCCCGCAATAACCAGCAAAGGTAGTGTTAAGGCTAGGCGATAGAAAAAGACCTTTAATTCTTGCCAAGCCTCAGTCTTTTCTAATGTAGTTGTGGCAATTGAATAGTGCTTGGATATTTCCTCATCAATTTCATGATCAACACTATTATATGCAAATTGGGCAGCTTGTACTTTTCCTTGCTGAATTTTATAGTCATGCTCGGCTTTTTGTTTAGCCTGTTGTAAGGCATTTAGGTCATTTGTCCGTGCGATTAATTGATTGTCTTGTGAAGCAGATTGTATGCTGCGCCGTGTTTCTAACCAATTATCAAATTCTGTCTTACTTGATTTATATAATTCGTTACTTAGCTCAACTTTTTCTTGAAGTGCTTGTAATATGTCTTGCTGTTGCTGCATTTCAGAACGGGGAAGATCACGCCGCGCTTCTAATTGTGCAATGGCTTCCTTATCAACAAAATCATCAACTGAAAGTGTTGCTTCAATTTTCGGCAAATCGGCAATAATATTGGAACCTAATTGCAATAGAAACCATGCGAAAACTAAAGTTAGCATCCAAAGAAATAGCTTGAAACATTTTTCAGTCCAGCGTTGAGACTTTTTCATTTTACAGCTCCAAAGTTTTTTAGTTAATGAACAATGTTCAATAATTAAAGAAAATGCAAGTGTTATTTTAACTTACTGCAAAAAATCTGTTAAACAGCATTTATTATCGGTGAAGCGATAACGCGTCTTAAATCTTGTAATTTGGCATATTGAAGACAAGCGGAAATTGATTCAATTTTTACAAAAAAGCTCTAAAGCGCGAAATAGCACTATTCTAGCTGAAACATAAGCAGTTAATTTAAATTGGGTTTAAAAGATGTAAATTATAGGCTAATAGCTAAGTAACTGTTTTATTTAATTTTTCTGTGGTTGTTACCGATGGTTTTTAAGTTTATTAAGAGATTTTCTAAAAAGAAAGTTAAATAATGCAATAATTTCAAATTTAGGGGTTGTGTAAAAGAAAATTATGGCTATATTGCCGCCTCAATGGTGAGGTGGCCGAGTGGTTGAAGGCGCACGCCTGGAACGCGTGTATACGGGAAACCGTATCGAGGGTTCGAATCCCTCTCTCACCGCCATAAATATTTATCAACCAAATATTTGCCTATTTTTTAGTAAAATAATCGATTTATTGGCACTTCTATTTCAGTGCATTTTACTATTTGGCAAAATTTATTTACCTCCCCATTAGCATCACTGGTTTGACTGGAAGATTGCAATCAAATTTCCTTTTATCTTATTATAATGCTGACGAAGGCCTTATTTCTTATAAAAACTAATATCGTAAAGTGAAGTAATAATAGGAAAATTGCTTAAAACTATGTAATGGAGTCGAAAAGCTACGCTAAAGGTAAGTTAAGATTGATTAAGGTTAGTTAGAATGTCTATTTCTCAGCAATTATTAATGTCTATTTCTCCGCAATTATTTACGAGAATTATTAGCTTGATATTTATTTTTGCGGTTTATTCAATCATTTTCACTGCAAAAAAGAAAAGGGGCGTTTTTCTCCTTTTATGGTTATTCCTTTCTGTACCATTTTATATTGGTCTCCTTATAGCTAATGATAGAAACGAAGCTTTAAGCCAAGGCTTTGAAAATCTGAAACAATATCGTATAGCAAACCAGATTGAGCGTCCTGTTTATATGTCTTGGATCAGTGATAAGGTCGAGGATTTTATAGTTATGGCTCAAAAATCTCGAGATAAGGTTGCCCTTCAAAATAATAAAAATGATAGTTTTTTGTTGGATAGATCATTTAATAAACCCACCCGCAATAATTTGAATAATATTCCTGCATTTACTCGTATTACTGAGCTATTTAATCGGCTCAATATTGCTTGGAGGCCAGTGACAGATGATAGCTGTCTTTTGTACAATAAATGCCAATTAGCTGTAAATAACACGACATTAACGATTGGTGATGATATGGTTTCTCTATTGCCTATGGATGAAATTAAAAAAGATGACTATATCCACATGTGCTCGCTCATATTCTCAGCATTGCGGAATAAGGAGACCAAAGCTGCAGAGGATGTTATGAAGCAAGCTTTTTTATCCGCCCCTAAAGATGCGATAATTTTTAATGATGCAGAAAATTTTGTAATCCAACCCTTTGATCGTGTTGGGCACGTATGTGGCTTTTACCTCGATAGGCGTGAACTTCCAATACCAATAAAATCGCCCCAATAACTATAACATCTCTTTAAATTGCAATTTAGTTGCCTCTCTTTCTATTCCTATCACGCTGATAATTTTATTTTTTCAGATTGTGATTTGAAGAAAAAGGGAGGCGCAAAATATAAGCATGCGGGAAGGGCACAAAACAGCTACAGGTAAAATCGTTAAAAAAAGCCTATCGGCTATCCGCGTTGCTTTTTGCTTTTCTGTTGTATTGTACGGTTTTGTGTTATTTCATTTAATAAAGGGCATAAAGCCAAGAATTATTGCGTGCTGTCGGGAATTGTTAAGTCAGCATCCTTAAAATAGGAGTAAATGGTCAACAAACTGTCCTTAGCTTCTGGATCTTGAATGTCCGTAAAATACCAAATTCCACTGACTTGAAATGCTATTACTACAAGCTTTGCATCTGATGTTTTATTGTCAATTGAAACGATATGTGAGTTATAAGGTATAAGGGCATATAATTTGTCATTAGAAGTTTTACGATAGACAATTTTTTCTGGATCAAAGTCAATTTTAATTGATTTTATATCGTCAAATCTTTGCTGCATTTCCTCTCGCAGATGCGCTTCAATTTTTAATGGAATAATCTGACGCTTATATGCGGTATATCGCATAAATCCGGGAGGGGTAGTGGCCACAACTCTATTGGCATCTTTCAATTCATATCCATGGAACCAATGGGCGGCAGCCTCTTGCAATTCTGTCTTAGTGCTGTCCTCCCACTTAGCTGCAACTGCTGGACTATTGAACAGCAAAAACGCAAATATAACATAGATAATCTTTTTCATATCTTTCCTCGCGATGATATATAATTAGTATGGATAGCAATAGAATTATAGGCTGTATAGCTAAAAAAAATTTTAGCTTGCTGTCGTTTGGATGTTTTTATTTAACTCAATAATATCGGTCTTCGGTGCGTATGAAATCTGCATTCTTAAGTTTTTAAAACATACAAAGCATGACAGTGAGGGCGCTTTTATGAGTAAGGTTTTTTAACAATATAGTGAAACGCACAAATTTTACCATTTTAAAACTAGAAGAGTGAAATAAAAGTGATTAAAATATAAATTATCTCAATGTTTTTTTATATTTAAAACAACAAAAATTTATTGACATATCAATAAATATACTATATTTATGAATGACGATATTTTTTTTCGAGTTGTTTCTTTTTCGCATTATGCGTCATAATTTTCCCTCTTCTCAAAAATCGGTATAAAAATGCAGTTTTTGCATTTGTCTCTTATTGCTATGAAAGGGTTTATTATGACCACAGGCACAGTTAAATGGTTCAACTCAACCAAAGGCTTCGGCTTCATTCAGCCAGATAATGGCGGCGCAGATGTTTTCGTTCACATTAGTGCAGTAGAACAATCTGGTATGCGCGAACTTAATGAAGGTCAAGCTGTTAGCTATGACATGCAGCAAGATAAGCGTTCAGGCAAAATGTCTGCTTGCAACCTAGCAGCTGCTTAAATATTGCTATCTGTTTTCCAATGACCACGGATGTACTGGCATTGTTGAAAATAAGATAACGACGTGAGGTCAGACGGATTGTCTGGCCTTTTTTATTGACCTATTTCAATTTTAATAGATATCGCTGCTACATTTGTATTAATGATGATAGCAGTGCAAGGCTTATATCGCTTTTGTTCTTTAACTTGTATTTAAGCTGAAAGATGTGCCCAAATATCACTTTTATTAAATTAAAGCGATAAGCCCCTTATTTGCGCGCATTATTTACCTATCAGACTTGGATTTACTCACAAAAATTGAGCTAATTTTTGTGAGTACTGCTTTAAGTGTAAAATTTTTCTTATGGATTTTTAATATCATTGAATTGCGGATAGGTAGCCTTTAGTATTGTAATTGTGTTAGAATTACGTTCAAGAAAATACCACTTGCCGTCAATTTTTACCGCAACAGCTTGATCGCTAAAGCTATCTTTGTCGCCCTCGTTAAAGATTGCATAGCTCGTATAATTGATAATTGCGTATTTTTCACCCCCTGCTGTTTGTAAATACTCAATATCCTTTTTATTGTTTTTTGTGTTTATTTCATAGGTGATGGATTTAGTAATCTGAAAACTTCTATTAATATCTTGATTTGCTTTTTTTTCAAAAGCACTTACTTCCAGATTTTGTTCTTTAGCAAGATAGGCAATATATTTGGGGGGATGCAACGCAAAGACACCAGCAGCATCTTTTTTTTCAAATGCACTAAAGCTAATAGAAAATGCTTTAATCATTTCGTTCTTTTCCTCAGCTGACCAATTATTAGCCAAAGCTGAACTATTGAATATAAATAGTGCTAAAAAAGTGTAGATAATCTTTTTCATATATTCCTCATTGTAAACGTATTATTATTAGCACCATATATATAATAATAATTTTATCGATAATATGCTTTATTGGCCTATATCAACGGTTATGATCTAGTATTTTTGTCTATTGTCTCATTGCTAAACTTAATAAAGGTATATTAGAGCGCTTTTCGATCTGACTGGATCAGATCGGCGCTCTAATCCATTGTTTACACCGCGTTTTTTGTCCGAAAACCGCTTCACACTTTTCGGAAAACGCTCTAATGCTTGGAAGATTGTTTTTTATTTTTTTATTTGGCTTCTTTTACGTAAATTTATCAAGCGGGCTAAAAGCGCAAGAAGCGCCTAAGGCAAAGCAAAATAGTATAGAAGCATGGGCAACAAAAGATGCAACATCAAGGACAGGGCTGCTTTTCAAAGATGCAGATCCTGCTATTTATGCTTTGGCACGTAAGATTGAGCGCAAAGAGCCTATAAGCTTAGAGGAAGTGAAAGC
Protein-coding sequences here:
- a CDS encoding ATP-binding cassette domain-containing protein, with the translated sequence MHRHKSLVHLLIKSFGRKGLRYLTIILIISIFIALLSSYAPILLATIIKNLQNIKSDSNSSFIIAQIIAFVTIIGLARLMSPFITYLNAKIRAENYGFVTDTYFDHYNKNSDDQSLYKTPARVASHINQVNNEIYIIYNHLTSQILIPFCQLIISSVILFFLQQYIFLFVIYIYLIAYMLIQIYFSRIVVRYKLKLMESGRSVYDLLEDFLNNINVAVRFNTFKILSHSFKAKLADDLTVQKPYFRCYIGLSFINYLLVFLFGNIVLIYSYGKVVYGPQGIEYFIMMNGYLMMLIMPIEQIGGVYTALRQSFSALFHFMDEVDFNECHLQKSVQLKTIENIRFVNFSYAHNGSENIIFKNMSLDINKGDKIALIGQSGIGKSTFAKILYGLDTKKRGTLFLSDIDAMDLSVLDLRDKICIITQNSYIFNASSYFNLQVAKADATVFEMETAVKMVGLYDELCALPNAMATQLGHNGDILSGGQKQRLAIARLFLRNPDIIILDEVTSGLDLSTEKLVYDQIYKVFADKIIISISHRAQLLDYSDKIYELVDGNFIKH
- a CDS encoding serine endopeptidase gives rise to the protein MKKSQRWTEKCFKLFLWMLTLVFAWFLLQLGSNIIADLPKIEATLSVDDFVDKEAIAQLEARRDLPRSEMQQQQDILQALQEKVELSNELYKSSKTEFDNWLETRRSIQSASQDNQLIARTNDLNALQQAKQKAEHDYKIQQGKVQAAQFAYNSVDHEIDEEISKHYSIATTTLEKTEAWQELKVFFYRLALTLPLLVIAGWAYIQKRKTDYWPFVWGFIIFALFSFFVELVPYLPSYGGYVRLITGIILSIIIGIYLIRAFKNYLRNIKELETEPETQRRNKIDYDMALTFLQKERCPGCERNIHLKDEKTDFCPHCGLHIFSHCNKCHSRKSNFSPFCFSCGTSSYASTDNKFGCTHVENI
- a CDS encoding cold-shock protein, with translation MTTGTVKWFNSTKGFGFIQPDNGGADVFVHISAVEQSGMRELNEGQAVSYDMQQDKRSGKMSACNLAAA